A part of Neovison vison isolate M4711 chromosome 8, ASM_NN_V1, whole genome shotgun sequence genomic DNA contains:
- the PRELID3B gene encoding PRELI domain containing protein 3B, which produces MKIWTSEHVFDHPWETVTTAAMQKYPNPMNPSVVGVDVLDRHVDLSGKLHSHRLLSTEWGLPSIVKSLIGAARTKTYVQEHSVVDPVEKTMELKSTNISFTNMVSVDERLIYKPHPQDPEKTVLTQEAIITVKGVSLSSYLEGLMASTISSNANKGREAMEWVIHKLNAEIEELTASARGSIRTPMAAAAFVEK; this is translated from the exons ATGAAGATCTGGACTTCAGAGCACGTCTTTGA CCACCCATGGGAAACCGTTACGACAGCCGCAATGCAGAAATACCCAAACCCTATGAACCCGAGCGTGGTTGGGGTTGATGTGCTGGACAGACACGTGGATCTCTCTGGAAAGCTGCATAGCCATAGACTTCTCAGCACAGAGTGGGGACTGCCTTCCATTGTGAAATCT CTCATTGGTGCTGCAAGAACTAAAACATACGTGCAAGAACATTCTGTAGTTGATCCTGTAGAGAAGACAATGGAACTTAAATCTACTAAC ATTTCATTTACAAATATGGTTTCAGTAGATGAGAGACTTATATACAAACCACATCCTCAGGACCCAGAAAA AACTGTTCTGACTCAAGAAGCTATAATCACTGTGAAAGGAGTCAGTCTCAGCAGTTACCTGGAAGGACTCATGGCAAGTACGATATCTTCAAATGCTAATAAA ggCCGAGAAGCAATGGAATGGGTAATACATAAATTAAATGCTGAGATTGAAGAATTGACGGCTTCGGCGAGGGGGAGCATAAGGACACCGATGGCAGCAGCGGCATTTGTAGAGAAATGA